Proteins encoded in a region of the Onychostoma macrolepis isolate SWU-2019 chromosome 20, ASM1243209v1, whole genome shotgun sequence genome:
- the adat2 gene encoding tRNA-specific adenosine deaminase 2 isoform X2 — protein MVYNNEIIGKGRNEANETKNATRHAEMVALDQVLDWCHFREKDPKEVCEQTVLYVTVEPCIMCAAALRLLHIPLVVYGCKNERFGGCGSVLDISSDHLPHTGTSFKCIAGYRAEEAVEMLKTFYKQENPNAPKPKVRKDLIGPPGGAVAIQVKQGLQDEESETIAPLS, from the exons ATGGTTTACAACAATGAGATTATTGGAAAAGGAAGAAATGAGGCgaatgaaacaaaaaat GCTACTCGGCATGCGGAAATGGTGGCACTGGATCAAGTGCTTGATTGGTGCCATTTCAGAGAGAAGGACCCAAAGGAGGTGTGTGAACAGACTGTACTTTATGTGACCGTGGAGCCATGTATCATGTGTGCAGCTGCTCTGCGCCTGCTTC ACATACCTCTTGTTGTATATGGGTGCAAAAATGAGCGGTTTGGAGGCTGTGGATCTGTCCTGGACATCTCATCAGATCATTTACCACACACTGGAACTTCATTTAAG TGCATCGCTGGCTATAGAGCAGAAGAGGCTGTTGAAATGCTCAAGACATTTTATAAACAGGAAAACCCAAATG ctcCCAAACCTAAAGTGAGGAAAGATTTGATCGGTCCACCAGGTGGCGCTGTAGCCATTCAGGTAAAACAAGGACTGCAAGATGAGGAGAGCGAAACAATTGCTCCTTTGAGCTGA
- the adat2 gene encoding tRNA-specific adenosine deaminase 2 isoform X1, producing MRIQMEMQADSVELEKSDFLQPLDSEIQTWMSKAFDMALEALENGEVPVGCLMVYNNEIIGKGRNEANETKNATRHAEMVALDQVLDWCHFREKDPKEVCEQTVLYVTVEPCIMCAAALRLLHIPLVVYGCKNERFGGCGSVLDISSDHLPHTGTSFKCIAGYRAEEAVEMLKTFYKQENPNAPKPKVRKDLIGPPGGAVAIQVKQGLQDEESETIAPLS from the exons ATGAGGATACAGATGGAGATGCAAGCAGACAGTGTTGAACTTGAGAAAAGTGATTTTCTGCAGCCGTTAGATAGTGAGATACAAACATGGATGTCAAAGGCGTTTGACATG gCACTTGAGGCCCTTGAGAACGGAGAGGTTCCTGTTGGCTGTCTGATGGTTTACAACAATGAGATTATTGGAAAAGGAAGAAATGAGGCgaatgaaacaaaaaat GCTACTCGGCATGCGGAAATGGTGGCACTGGATCAAGTGCTTGATTGGTGCCATTTCAGAGAGAAGGACCCAAAGGAGGTGTGTGAACAGACTGTACTTTATGTGACCGTGGAGCCATGTATCATGTGTGCAGCTGCTCTGCGCCTGCTTC ACATACCTCTTGTTGTATATGGGTGCAAAAATGAGCGGTTTGGAGGCTGTGGATCTGTCCTGGACATCTCATCAGATCATTTACCACACACTGGAACTTCATTTAAG TGCATCGCTGGCTATAGAGCAGAAGAGGCTGTTGAAATGCTCAAGACATTTTATAAACAGGAAAACCCAAATG ctcCCAAACCTAAAGTGAGGAAAGATTTGATCGGTCCACCAGGTGGCGCTGTAGCCATTCAGGTAAAACAAGGACTGCAAGATGAGGAGAGCGAAACAATTGCTCCTTTGAGCTGA